One genomic segment of Bombina bombina isolate aBomBom1 chromosome 4, aBomBom1.pri, whole genome shotgun sequence includes these proteins:
- the LOC128657762 gene encoding tigger transposable element-derived protein 1-like encodes MADKKKCRKSITLDMKLKIIRLYDEGVIQAEIGRKLGFTRTTINTVMKNREKIVAEVKSATPVNTTTIRKRDSIVADMERLLILWIENQTTRHVPVNQAIIQSKALSLFNDLKAKKGEAAKDAEFVASRGWFDRFKKRSNLHNIKVQGEAAAANTEAAESYPSEFAKIIEDGGYSMDQIFNVDETGLFWKKMPARTFIARQEKSMPGYKPAKDRITLLLGGNASGTLKLKPLFIYRFQNPRALKNYVKTRLPVHWRANKKAWILLLVDNAPGHPRTLEELNPNIRVEFLPPNTTSLLQPMDQCVIAAFKLNYLKRTFSKCIAAIDKEEGAGQEVLSKFWKSYNILDCIKTVRDAWNDIKDTTMKRAWKKLCPQLADDSEGVDDSVANVTENIVEMARQLELEVELEDVAELLASHTEPLTFRHLDSAMALFEKHDRDFERSFTVNGNISGAYSCYKEIYREKKKATLQTSIETYFSKSPSARRSSSSTDSHLDTRSSTGSPFPALASPPCPAPSLIATCSTPNSPARKRLAFEELTCETEDTSMTSSLLE; translated from the exons TTACCTTGGATATGAAGCttaaaattattagattgtatGATGAAGGTGTAATTCAAGCTGAAATAGGCCGAAAGCTAGGCTTCACTAGGACCACAATTAACACAGTCATGAAGAACAGAGAAAAAATTGTTGCAGAAGTTAAAAGTGCTACACCTGTTAACACCACAACAATTCGAAAAAGGGATAGCATTGTTGCAGACATGGAGAGACTCCTAATACTTTGGATAGAAAATCAGACAACACGCCATGTTCCTGTAAACCAGGCAATTATACAAAGTAAAGCCTTAAGCTTATTCAATGACCTGAAGGCTAAGAAAGGTGAAGCAGCAAAGGATGCTGAATTTGTTGCAAGCCGTGGATGGTTTGATAGGTTTAAGAAGAGGTCTAATCTACATAACATCAAAGTACAAGGAGAGGCAGCTGCTGCAAATACTGAGGCTGCAGAAAGCTATCCAAGTGAATTTGCAAAAATTATTGAAGATGGAGGCTACTCCATGGATCAAATTTTTAATGTGGATGAGACTGGTCTATTCTGGAAGAAGATGCCTGCAAGAACCTTCATTGCAAGACAGGAAAAATCAATGCCAGGCTACAAGCCAGCTAAAGATAGAATAACCCTTCTGTTAGGTGGCAATGCTTCTGGTACCTTAAAGCTAAAGCCTTTGTTTATTTACCGTTTTCAAAATCCAAGAGCTTTGAAGAACTACGTTAAAACTAGACTTCCAGTGCATTGGagggcaaataaaaaagcatgg atTTTGCTGCTTGTTGATAATGCTCCTGGACACCCTCGAACACTAGAAGAGCTCAACCCTAACATTAGAGTGGAATTCCTACCACCAAATACCACTTCATTACTGCAGCCCATGGATCAATGTGTCATAGCTGCCTTCAAGTTAAACTACTTAAAAAGAACATTCAGTAAGTGTATTGCAGCAATAGACAAAGAAGAAGGTGCAGGGCAAGAAGTCCTATCGAAATTCTGGAAAAGCTACAACATCTTGGATTGCATTAAAACTGTAAGAGATGCTTGGAATGACATAAAGGATACCACAATGAAAAGGgcctggaaaaaattatgcccacaGTTAGCTGATGATTCTGAAGGCGTTGATGATTCTGTAGCTAATGTTACTGAAAATATTGTAGAGATGGCAAGGCAGTTAGAGCTGGAAGTAGAGCTAGAAGATGTTGCTGAACTGCTTGCATCCCATACTGAGCCCCTCA CTTTCCGTCATCTTGATAGCGCCATGGCTCTTTTTGAAAAGCATGATAGGGACTTTGAAAGAAGCTTCACAGTCAATGGTAACATTTCAGGGGCTTATTCCTGTTACAAAGAAATCTACAGAGAAAAGAAGAAAGCTACACTTCAAACCTCCATAGAGACTTACTTTTCTAAAAGTCCATCAGCACGCAGATCATCATCATCGACAGACAGTCATTTGGATACCAGATCATCAACTGGCAGTCCATTTCCAGCTCTGGCATCACCACCCTGTCCTGCTCCTTCTCTTATTGCTACTTGTAGTACACCCAATTCGCCAGCAAGAAAGCGTCTCGCCTTTGAAGAGTTGACTTGTGAAACAGAAGATACCAGTATGACTTCATCCTTACTAGAATAA